A window of the Vigna angularis cultivar LongXiaoDou No.4 chromosome 3, ASM1680809v1, whole genome shotgun sequence genome harbors these coding sequences:
- the LOC108326050 gene encoding E3 ubiquitin-protein ligase UPL4 isoform X3: MGSRGQKRPDMVDELPADKRACSSLDFRPSSSNSSVQTHMNSIVEAHDHDMDTSSSASASSQSEGDPEKDSTYGSCDSDDMDQQHNSTLYEYHRRRLSSDHGKFKNIISSLSELTEPSCQLAVLTELCEVLSFCTEGSLSSMTSDLLSPLLVKLAKDEKNPDIMLFSIRAITYICDLYPRSAGFLVQHDAVPALCQRLFAIEYQDVAEQCLQALEKISREQPLACLEAGAIMAVLSYIDFFSTSIQRVALSTVVNICKKLPSENPSLFMEAVPILCNLLQYEDRQLVENVATCLIKIVERVGQSSEMLDELCKHGLIQQVTHLLSSNGQTALSQLIYNGLIGLLVKLSSGSLIAFRTLYELNISSILREILSTFDLSYGVSTSQLVGGHCNRVYEALKLLNELLPDRAKDQNDQLVLEKESFLDNHSDLLQRLGIDLFSMLIQVFNSGASLFVCHACLSVMYKIVSSSKSEVLVELLKNANISRCSIPYPCLKVRFARGEGEIFLSDYTEDFHTVDPFSCMHSIEAYLRPKVSPKSTEHSKSSSIQAVLQPESPPIQSPSHAISVSVEIPVTLGPVDMMTDFPDTQKDQPKLTQLITDQVVIMNAGESSSSRSQGYAVQELQMNAEPSPKLEKQDPSFCSNEAAQKLVFYIEGQRLDQKLTLYQAILGHIVKQNDSFSSAKLWSQVHTITYRRAVESEDIIPPQYHFSPQDISDDKVLAHYQHTPFFSDIFFCELVSDLEKSSPTYDILFLLKCLERMNRLIFHLMSRERIWAFAKGKVDDLDSLKITVPSVPQNEFVSSKLTEKLEQQMRDTLAVSVGGMPLWCSQLMTSCPFLFSFEARCKYFKLKAFGQPQVQPHLSHNGSGAVIDRRLGPGGLPKKKFLVHRNQILESAAKMMELHACHKVVLEVEYDEEVGTGLGPTLEFYTLVCHEFQKSGLGMWREDVSSFILKSNLQAEEMGIHSFYGLFPRPWSTMQDTSGDIQFTDVAKKFFLLGQVVAKALQDGRILDLHFSKAFYKLILGKELSLYDILSFDPGLGRVLQEFQALVIRKSIMESVNGGNSELQYGKSFRDTSIEDLCLDFTLPGYPDIVLASGTDHSMVNMRNLEDYVSCIVDATVRSGISRQVEAFKSGFNQVFSIEHLQIFNEEEVERMLCGEYDSWAINELGDNIKFDHGYTASSPPIVNLLEIVREFDHEQRRAFLQFVTGAPRLPPGGLASLNPKLTIVRKHCNNRADTDLPSVMTCANYLKLPPYSSKERMKEKLLYAITEGQGSFHLS; the protein is encoded by the exons ATGGGAAGTAGAGGCCAAAAGCGTCCGGACATGGTGGATGAACTGCCTGCTGATAAGCGTGCGTGCAGTTCATTGGATTTCAGACCAAGTTCTTCAAACTCATCAGTTCAAACACACATGAATTCAATAGTGGAGGCACATGATCACGACATGGATACTTCATCGTCTGCTTCCGCTTCAAGCCAATCAGAAGGAGATCCCGAGAAGGATTCAACTTATGGGTCGTGTGATTCAGATGACATGGATCAGCAGCATAATAGCACCCTTTATGAGTATCATAGAAGGAGACTATCCAGTGATCATGGAAAATTTAAGAATATCATAAGTAGCTTGAGTGAACTGACTGAACCCTCTTGTCAATTAGCTGTACTCACTGAACTCTGTGAAGTTTTGTCCTTTTGTACAGAGGGTTCACTATCCAGCATGACTTCTGACTTGTTATCACCATTACTGGTAAAGCTTGCAAAGGATGAGAAGAACCCAGATATCATGTTGTTTTCTATAAGGGCCATAACCTATATATGTGATTTGTATCCTAGATCAGCTGGTTTTCTTGTTCAACATGATGCTGTTCCAGCCTTATGTCAAAGATTATTTGCTATTGAGTATCAAGATGTAGCTGAACAG TGTCTCCAAGCATTGGAAAAGATATCGAGAGAACAACCCCTTGCTTGCTTAGAGGCTGGGGCAATTATGGCCGTTCTCAGTTATATTGACTTCTTCTCAACAAGCATCCAG AGAGTAGCTCTTTCTACTGTGGTGAACATATGCAAGAAGCTTCCTTCTGAAAACCCTTCACTTTTTATGGAGGCTGTTCCTATATTATGCAATCTTCTTCAGTACGAGGATAGGCAG CTTGTCGAAAATGTTGCTACATGCttaataaaaattgttgaaCGAGTTGGGCAGTCCTCAGAAATGTTGGATGAGCTTTGTAAGCATGGGCTGATTCAACAGGTCACGCATCTTTTAAGTTCAAATGGTCAGACTGCCCTATCTCAATTAATTTACAAT GGATTGATAGGATTACTTGTCAAACTTTCATCTGGATCACTTATAGCCTTCAGGACTTTATATGAACTCAATATAAGCAGCATATTGAGAGAAATATTATCTACATTTGACCTCTCATATGGAGTATCAACGTCACAGCTCGTTGGTGGACACTGTAATCGG GTATATGAAGCACTCAAACTGCTAAATGAACTTCTCCCTGATCGGGCTAAAGATCAGAATGATCAACTGGTGCTAGAAAAAGAATCCTTTCTAGATAATCACTCAGATCTCCTGCAAAGGCTTGGAATCGATTTGTTCTCCATGTTAATCCAG GTGTTCAATTCTGGTGCAAGTTTATTTGTTTGCCACGCATGTCTGTCTGTTATGTACAAGATAGTCAGTTCAAGTAAATCTGAGGTGCTTGTTGAATTGCTAAAAAATGCCAATATTTCAAG GTGTTCAATTCCTTACCCTTGTCTGAAAGTACGTTTTGCAAGGGGCGAGGGAGAGATTTTCCTGAGCGACTACACTGAGGATTTTCATACCGTTGATCCTTTTTCTTGTATGCATTCTATTGAAGCATATCTAAGGCCAAAGGTCAGTCCAAAAAGCACAGAGCATTCTAAATCATCATCCATCCAAGCAGTGTTGCAACCCGAAAGTCCTCCAATTCAATCACCATCACATGCAATTTCAGTCTCAGTTGAAATTCCTGTTACTTTGGGGCCTGTTGACATGATGACAGATTTCCCTGATACACAG AAGGATCAACCGAAGTTGACGCAACTCATAACTGATCAAGTAGTCATCATGAATGCTGGGGAATCCTCCTCCTCTAGAAGTCAG GGCTATGCCGTACAAGAACTGCAAATGAATGCAGAACCAAGCCCAAAACTAGAAAAACAGGATCCTTCATTTTGTAGCAACGAAGCTGCTCAAAAGCTTGTCTTTTACATTGAAGGACAACGTCTGGATCAAAAATTGACTTTATATCAGGCAATTCTTGGCCATATAGTAAAACAAAATGATTCCTTTTCCAGTGCAAAACTGTGGAGTCAGGTGCATACAATAACCTACAGAAGGGCTGTTGAATCTGAGGACATAATACCTCCACAATATCACTTTTCACCTCAGGATATCTCTGATGATAAAGTTTTAGCTCATTATCAGCATACTCCATTTTTCTCAGATATATTCTTTTGTGAACTTGTTTCTGATCTGGAGAAGTCAAGTCCAACTTATgatattttgtttcttcttaaaTGCTTGGAAAGAATGAACAGACTTATATTTCACCTTATGTCTCGTGAAAGGATTTGGGCTTTTGCCAAAGGGAAAGTGGACGACTTGGATAGCCTAAAAATAACTGTTCCTTCTGTCCCACAAAATGAGTTTGTAAGCAGTAAATTGACAGAGAAGCTAGAGCAACAGATGAGGGACACTTTGGCTGTCTCCGTTGGTGGTATGCCATTGTGGTGTAGTCAATTAATGACATCATGTCCTTTCTTATTTAGTTTCGAGGCAAGATGCAAGTACTTCAAATTGAAAGCATTTGGTCAGCCACAAGTTCAACCTCACTTGTCTCACAATGGCTCAGGAGCAGTGATTGATAGACGATTGGGCCCTGGTGGATTgccaaaaaagaaatttttagttcATCGCAACCAGATTTTGGAATCTGCTGCAAAAATGATGGAGCTGCATGCCTGTCACAAAGTTGTTCTTGAAGTGGAATATGATGAAGAAGTGGGCACTGGTCTTGGACCAACCTTGGAATTTTATACCTTAGTCTGCCATGAGTTCCAGAAATCTGGCTTGGGCATGTGGAGAGAAGATGTTTCTTCGTTCATCCTCAAGTCAAATTTGCAGGCTGAGGAAATGGGAATTCATTCTTTTTATGGACTCTTTCCCCGTCCGTGGTCAACAATGCAAGATACATCTGGTGACATACAGTTCACTGACGTAGCAAAGAAATTTTTCCTTCTAGGCCAAGTTGTTGCTAAGGCACTTCAAGATGGGAGGATCTTAGATCTCCACTTCTCCAAAGCTTTCTATAAACTTATTCTTGGAAAG GAACTCTCTCTTTACGACATACTATCCTTTGATCCTGGGCTTGGTAGGGTGCTGCAAGAGTTTCAAGCACTAGTTATCAGGAAAAGTATTATGGAATCTGTCAATGGAGGGAATTCTGAGTTGCAATATGGAAAAAGCTTTCGAGATACTAGTATTGAAGATCTCTGTCTTGATTTTACCCTTCCTGGGTATCCTGATATTGTTCTTGCTTCAGGGACTGATCATTCCATG GTAAATATGAGAAATCTAGAGGATTATGTTTCATGTATTGTCGATGCAACAGTGAGGTCTGGAATTTCAAGACAGGTGGAAGCTTTTAAATCTGGCTTTAACCAG GTTTTCTCCATTGAACATCTTCAGATTTTCAATGAAGAAGAAGTTGAGCGAATGCTTTGTGGAGAGTATGACTCTTGGGCA ATCAACGAGCTTGGAGATAACATTAAGTTTGACCATGGGTACACTGCTAGCAGTCCTCCCATTGTTAAT TTGTTGGAGATTGTCCGGGAGTTTGATCATGAACAGCGGCGAGCATTTCTGCAGTTTGTGACTGGTGCACCTCGACTTCCTCCAGGAGGGTTGGCATCTCTGAATCCAAAGTTAACTATTGTCCGAAAG CATTGTAACAACCGGGCAGACACAGATCTACCAAGCGTGATGACTTGTGCTAATTATCTCAAGCTACCTCCGTACTCATCAAAA GagagaatgaaagaaaagttgTTGTATGCCATAACAGAGGGTCAAGGATCTTTCCACCTTTCGTAA
- the LOC108326050 gene encoding E3 ubiquitin-protein ligase UPL4 isoform X1, whose amino-acid sequence MGSRGQKRPDMVDELPADKRACSSLDFRPSSSNSSVQTHMNSIVEAHDHDMDTSSSASASSQSEGDPEKDSTYGSCDSDDMDQQHNSTLYEYHRRRLSSDHGKFKNIISSLSELTEPSCQLAVLTELCEVLSFCTEGSLSSMTSDLLSPLLVKLAKDEKNPDIMLFSIRAITYICDLYPRSAGFLVQHDAVPALCQRLFAIEYQDVAEQCLQALEKISREQPLACLEAGAIMAVLSYIDFFSTSIQRVALSTVVNICKKLPSENPSLFMEAVPILCNLLQYEDRQLVENVATCLIKIVERVGQSSEMLDELCKHGLIQQVTHLLSSNGQTALSQLIYNGLIGLLVKLSSGSLIAFRTLYELNISSILREILSTFDLSYGVSTSQLVGGHCNRVYEALKLLNELLPDRAKDQNDQLVLEKESFLDNHSDLLQRLGIDLFSMLIQVFNSGASLFVCHACLSVMYKIVSSSKSEVLVELLKNANISSFLAGVFTRKDHHMLMLALQIAEIILHNFSDNFLKLFIKEGVFFAIDTLLTPERSSKLMYPVFSGIQLTSNSSQKSSSRETIKCLCYSFSTGQSPTSSEAKNCKLDKDSVYNLAEHIKTKYLAPELFDSEKGLTDILQNLRELSNALLSMSTDNGPLGVVEEKINNILYQIMDMLTGKEQVSTFEFIESGVVKSLVSYLSLGQYTRENKEVQGVCNYNAVIEKRFEALACVCASQHLSGEIPISILIRNLQTALTSLEAFPIILSSGSKLRNSFATVPNRCSIPYPCLKVRFARGEGEIFLSDYTEDFHTVDPFSCMHSIEAYLRPKVSPKSTEHSKSSSIQAVLQPESPPIQSPSHAISVSVEIPVTLGPVDMMTDFPDTQKDQPKLTQLITDQVVIMNAGESSSSRSQGYAVQELQMNAEPSPKLEKQDPSFCSNEAAQKLVFYIEGQRLDQKLTLYQAILGHIVKQNDSFSSAKLWSQVHTITYRRAVESEDIIPPQYHFSPQDISDDKVLAHYQHTPFFSDIFFCELVSDLEKSSPTYDILFLLKCLERMNRLIFHLMSRERIWAFAKGKVDDLDSLKITVPSVPQNEFVSSKLTEKLEQQMRDTLAVSVGGMPLWCSQLMTSCPFLFSFEARCKYFKLKAFGQPQVQPHLSHNGSGAVIDRRLGPGGLPKKKFLVHRNQILESAAKMMELHACHKVVLEVEYDEEVGTGLGPTLEFYTLVCHEFQKSGLGMWREDVSSFILKSNLQAEEMGIHSFYGLFPRPWSTMQDTSGDIQFTDVAKKFFLLGQVVAKALQDGRILDLHFSKAFYKLILGKELSLYDILSFDPGLGRVLQEFQALVIRKSIMESVNGGNSELQYGKSFRDTSIEDLCLDFTLPGYPDIVLASGTDHSMVNMRNLEDYVSCIVDATVRSGISRQVEAFKSGFNQVFSIEHLQIFNEEEVERMLCGEYDSWAINELGDNIKFDHGYTASSPPIVNLLEIVREFDHEQRRAFLQFVTGAPRLPPGGLASLNPKLTIVRKHCNNRADTDLPSVMTCANYLKLPPYSSKERMKEKLLYAITEGQGSFHLS is encoded by the exons ATGGGAAGTAGAGGCCAAAAGCGTCCGGACATGGTGGATGAACTGCCTGCTGATAAGCGTGCGTGCAGTTCATTGGATTTCAGACCAAGTTCTTCAAACTCATCAGTTCAAACACACATGAATTCAATAGTGGAGGCACATGATCACGACATGGATACTTCATCGTCTGCTTCCGCTTCAAGCCAATCAGAAGGAGATCCCGAGAAGGATTCAACTTATGGGTCGTGTGATTCAGATGACATGGATCAGCAGCATAATAGCACCCTTTATGAGTATCATAGAAGGAGACTATCCAGTGATCATGGAAAATTTAAGAATATCATAAGTAGCTTGAGTGAACTGACTGAACCCTCTTGTCAATTAGCTGTACTCACTGAACTCTGTGAAGTTTTGTCCTTTTGTACAGAGGGTTCACTATCCAGCATGACTTCTGACTTGTTATCACCATTACTGGTAAAGCTTGCAAAGGATGAGAAGAACCCAGATATCATGTTGTTTTCTATAAGGGCCATAACCTATATATGTGATTTGTATCCTAGATCAGCTGGTTTTCTTGTTCAACATGATGCTGTTCCAGCCTTATGTCAAAGATTATTTGCTATTGAGTATCAAGATGTAGCTGAACAG TGTCTCCAAGCATTGGAAAAGATATCGAGAGAACAACCCCTTGCTTGCTTAGAGGCTGGGGCAATTATGGCCGTTCTCAGTTATATTGACTTCTTCTCAACAAGCATCCAG AGAGTAGCTCTTTCTACTGTGGTGAACATATGCAAGAAGCTTCCTTCTGAAAACCCTTCACTTTTTATGGAGGCTGTTCCTATATTATGCAATCTTCTTCAGTACGAGGATAGGCAG CTTGTCGAAAATGTTGCTACATGCttaataaaaattgttgaaCGAGTTGGGCAGTCCTCAGAAATGTTGGATGAGCTTTGTAAGCATGGGCTGATTCAACAGGTCACGCATCTTTTAAGTTCAAATGGTCAGACTGCCCTATCTCAATTAATTTACAAT GGATTGATAGGATTACTTGTCAAACTTTCATCTGGATCACTTATAGCCTTCAGGACTTTATATGAACTCAATATAAGCAGCATATTGAGAGAAATATTATCTACATTTGACCTCTCATATGGAGTATCAACGTCACAGCTCGTTGGTGGACACTGTAATCGG GTATATGAAGCACTCAAACTGCTAAATGAACTTCTCCCTGATCGGGCTAAAGATCAGAATGATCAACTGGTGCTAGAAAAAGAATCCTTTCTAGATAATCACTCAGATCTCCTGCAAAGGCTTGGAATCGATTTGTTCTCCATGTTAATCCAG GTGTTCAATTCTGGTGCAAGTTTATTTGTTTGCCACGCATGTCTGTCTGTTATGTACAAGATAGTCAGTTCAAGTAAATCTGAGGTGCTTGTTGAATTGCTAAAAAATGCCAATATTTCAAG TTTTTTGGCTGGAGTTTTCACTAGAAAGGATCACCACATGCTAATGTTAGCATTACAAATTGCTGAGATTATCCTTCACAATTTTTCAGATAATTTCTTAAAGTTGTTTATAAAGGAAGGAGTCTTTTTTGCCATTGATACACTACTAACACCGGAAAGATCTTCAAAATTGATGTACCCGGTGTTTAGTGGCATTCAACTGACATCGAACTCTAGTCAAAAGTCTTCCTCAAGAGAGACCATCAAGTGCTTATGTTATTCATTTTCAACTGGCCAATCTCCTACATCATCAGAAGCCAAAAATTGCAAACTTGATAAAGATTCTGTTTATAATCTAGCAGAGCATATAAAGACAAAATATTTAGCTCCAGAATTATTTGATTCTGAGAAAGGATTGACTGATATTTTACAAAATCTTAGAGAACTGTCTAATGCTTTGTTGAGCATGTCTACTGACAATGGTCCTCTTGGTGTGGTTGAGGAGAAGATCAATAATATCTTGTATCAAATTATGGACATGCTTACTGGCAAGGAACAAGTTTCTACTTTTGAATTTATTGAAAGTGGAGTTGTGAAATCACTTGTTAGTTATTTATCTCTGGGTCAGTATACGAGGGAAAACAAAGAGGTACAGGGTGTCTGTAATTATAATGCTGTCATAGAAAAACGATTTGAGGCTTTAGCTTGTGTGTGTGCTTCTCAGCATCTCTCTGGTGAAATACCCATTTCTATATTAATCAGGAACTTGCAAACTGCACTAACTTCATTGGAAGCTTTCCCTATTATTCTGAGCAGTGGATCGAAACTCAGAAATTCATTTGCTACTGTTCCTAATAGGTGTTCAATTCCTTACCCTTGTCTGAAAGTACGTTTTGCAAGGGGCGAGGGAGAGATTTTCCTGAGCGACTACACTGAGGATTTTCATACCGTTGATCCTTTTTCTTGTATGCATTCTATTGAAGCATATCTAAGGCCAAAGGTCAGTCCAAAAAGCACAGAGCATTCTAAATCATCATCCATCCAAGCAGTGTTGCAACCCGAAAGTCCTCCAATTCAATCACCATCACATGCAATTTCAGTCTCAGTTGAAATTCCTGTTACTTTGGGGCCTGTTGACATGATGACAGATTTCCCTGATACACAG AAGGATCAACCGAAGTTGACGCAACTCATAACTGATCAAGTAGTCATCATGAATGCTGGGGAATCCTCCTCCTCTAGAAGTCAG GGCTATGCCGTACAAGAACTGCAAATGAATGCAGAACCAAGCCCAAAACTAGAAAAACAGGATCCTTCATTTTGTAGCAACGAAGCTGCTCAAAAGCTTGTCTTTTACATTGAAGGACAACGTCTGGATCAAAAATTGACTTTATATCAGGCAATTCTTGGCCATATAGTAAAACAAAATGATTCCTTTTCCAGTGCAAAACTGTGGAGTCAGGTGCATACAATAACCTACAGAAGGGCTGTTGAATCTGAGGACATAATACCTCCACAATATCACTTTTCACCTCAGGATATCTCTGATGATAAAGTTTTAGCTCATTATCAGCATACTCCATTTTTCTCAGATATATTCTTTTGTGAACTTGTTTCTGATCTGGAGAAGTCAAGTCCAACTTATgatattttgtttcttcttaaaTGCTTGGAAAGAATGAACAGACTTATATTTCACCTTATGTCTCGTGAAAGGATTTGGGCTTTTGCCAAAGGGAAAGTGGACGACTTGGATAGCCTAAAAATAACTGTTCCTTCTGTCCCACAAAATGAGTTTGTAAGCAGTAAATTGACAGAGAAGCTAGAGCAACAGATGAGGGACACTTTGGCTGTCTCCGTTGGTGGTATGCCATTGTGGTGTAGTCAATTAATGACATCATGTCCTTTCTTATTTAGTTTCGAGGCAAGATGCAAGTACTTCAAATTGAAAGCATTTGGTCAGCCACAAGTTCAACCTCACTTGTCTCACAATGGCTCAGGAGCAGTGATTGATAGACGATTGGGCCCTGGTGGATTgccaaaaaagaaatttttagttcATCGCAACCAGATTTTGGAATCTGCTGCAAAAATGATGGAGCTGCATGCCTGTCACAAAGTTGTTCTTGAAGTGGAATATGATGAAGAAGTGGGCACTGGTCTTGGACCAACCTTGGAATTTTATACCTTAGTCTGCCATGAGTTCCAGAAATCTGGCTTGGGCATGTGGAGAGAAGATGTTTCTTCGTTCATCCTCAAGTCAAATTTGCAGGCTGAGGAAATGGGAATTCATTCTTTTTATGGACTCTTTCCCCGTCCGTGGTCAACAATGCAAGATACATCTGGTGACATACAGTTCACTGACGTAGCAAAGAAATTTTTCCTTCTAGGCCAAGTTGTTGCTAAGGCACTTCAAGATGGGAGGATCTTAGATCTCCACTTCTCCAAAGCTTTCTATAAACTTATTCTTGGAAAG GAACTCTCTCTTTACGACATACTATCCTTTGATCCTGGGCTTGGTAGGGTGCTGCAAGAGTTTCAAGCACTAGTTATCAGGAAAAGTATTATGGAATCTGTCAATGGAGGGAATTCTGAGTTGCAATATGGAAAAAGCTTTCGAGATACTAGTATTGAAGATCTCTGTCTTGATTTTACCCTTCCTGGGTATCCTGATATTGTTCTTGCTTCAGGGACTGATCATTCCATG GTAAATATGAGAAATCTAGAGGATTATGTTTCATGTATTGTCGATGCAACAGTGAGGTCTGGAATTTCAAGACAGGTGGAAGCTTTTAAATCTGGCTTTAACCAG GTTTTCTCCATTGAACATCTTCAGATTTTCAATGAAGAAGAAGTTGAGCGAATGCTTTGTGGAGAGTATGACTCTTGGGCA ATCAACGAGCTTGGAGATAACATTAAGTTTGACCATGGGTACACTGCTAGCAGTCCTCCCATTGTTAAT TTGTTGGAGATTGTCCGGGAGTTTGATCATGAACAGCGGCGAGCATTTCTGCAGTTTGTGACTGGTGCACCTCGACTTCCTCCAGGAGGGTTGGCATCTCTGAATCCAAAGTTAACTATTGTCCGAAAG CATTGTAACAACCGGGCAGACACAGATCTACCAAGCGTGATGACTTGTGCTAATTATCTCAAGCTACCTCCGTACTCATCAAAA GagagaatgaaagaaaagttgTTGTATGCCATAACAGAGGGTCAAGGATCTTTCCACCTTTCGTAA